A region from the Toxotes jaculatrix isolate fToxJac2 chromosome 2, fToxJac2.pri, whole genome shotgun sequence genome encodes:
- the pip4k2ca gene encoding phosphatidylinositol 5-phosphate 4-kinase type-2 gamma, with translation MATLGNSGATSSPMVILAPKTKTKKKHFVQQKVKVFRASDPVLSVFMWGVNHSINDLSQVPVPVMLLPDDFKANTKIKVNNHLFNKENLPGHFKFKEYCPQVFRNLRERFGIEDLDYQVSLTRSPPLRSVDDQGEGLLLNSYDRTLIIKQISSEDVADMHSILSEYHQHIVKCHGNTLLPQFLGMYRVSVDSEETYLIVMRNMFSHRLVVHRKYDLKGSLVAREASDKERGKELPTFKDMDFRNNMQKVYVTDEEKEKFMEKLNRDVEFLVKLKIMDYSLLLGIHDVGRAEREEEEGEEVSNEEEQEVENGLALGTAVGSYGTSPEGIAGYMSSCKPLGPGEFDPYVDVYAIGSCPGAPQREVYFMGLIDVLTQYDTKKKAAHAAKTVKHGAGAEISTVHPEQYAKRFRDFISNIFA, from the exons ATGGCTACCCTCGGGAACTCGGGAGCCACCTCCAGCCCAATGGTGATCCTGGCGCCGAAGACCAAAACGAAGAAGAAACACTTTGTGCAGCAGAAGGTGAAAGTGTTCCGCGCCAGCGACCCGGTCCTGAGTGTCTTTATGTGGGGCGTCAACCACTCG ATCAATGATCTCAGCCAGGTGCCTGTTCCTGTCATGCTCCTCCCTGACGACTTCAAGGCCAACACCAAGATCAAAGTCAACAACCACCTCTTCAACAA AGAAAATCTTCCAGGACATTTCAAGTTCAAAGAGTACTGTCCTCAGGTCTTCCGAAATCTAAGGGAACGGTTCGGTATTGAGGATCTGGACTATCAG GTGTCGCTGACTCGCAGCCCCCCACTGAGGAGCGTAGACGATCAGGGAGAGGGTCTGCTCCTCAACTCTTACGACCGAACGCTCATCATCAAGCAAATCTCCAGCGAGGATGTTGCAGACATGCACAGCATCCTGTCTGAGTATCACCAG CACATAGTGAAGTGCCACGGAAACACTCTGCTGCCACAGTTCCTGGGAATGTACCGGGTGAGCGTGGACAGCGAGGAGACCTACCTGATCGTTATGAGGAACATGTTCAGCCACAGACTGGTGGTACACAGGAAGTACGAcctgaag GGCTCTCTGGTGGCTCGAGAAGCAAGCGACAAAGAAAGG ggAAAAGAGCTTCCTACCTTCAAGGACATGGACTTCAGGAACAACATGCAGAAGGTTTATGTAACcgatgaggagaaggagaagttCATGGAGAAGCTGAACAGAGATGTGGAG TTTCTGGTGAAGCTGAAGATCATGGACTACAGCCTGCTGCTCGGTATCCACGACGTGGGCCGAGCtgagcgggaggaggaggagggtgaggaggttTCCAACGAGGAAGAACAGGAAGTAGAGAACGGCCTGGCTCTGGGCACTGCGGTGGGATCTTATGGCACGTCTCCAGAGGGCATCGCCGGCTACATGTCCTCCTGCAAACCTCTGGGGCCCGGAGAGTTCGACCCCTACGTGGATGTGTACGCGATCGGGAGCTGCCCAG GGGCCCCTCAGAGGGAGGTCTACTTCATGGGCCTGATTGACGTGCTCACGCAGTACGACACCAAGAAGAAAGCTGCTCACGCAGCAAAAACTGTCAAGCACGGG gCCGGTGCTGAAATCTCCACAGTCCACCCCGAGCAGTACGCCAAACGATTCCGCGACTTCATCTCTAACATTTTTGCGTAA
- the igfbp6b gene encoding insulin-like growth factor-binding protein 6b, producing the protein MPIISNLTTVVLLLIAHCGSWTGANRLGPFKVCPSCRDPLGAGRPPRDHNAAGSTLVLAQGEPCGVYTLSCAKGLRCVPPPREHSPLQALLQGRGICAKHSRTSPTERPPPTGPHPSHSGDIEKAPCRKLLNSVLRGLELTIFQSDRDIYIPNCDTRGFYRKKQCRSSKGMQRGHCWCVDELGTPVPSRVNEDGTLPCDGE; encoded by the exons ATGCCTATCATTTCTAACTTAACAACCGTTGTTTTGTTGCTGATTGCCCACTGCGGATCATGGACCGGGGCAAACCGCTTGGGGCCCTTCAAGGTCTGTCCCTCCTGCAGGGATCCACTGGGGGCAGGTCGGCCCCCCAGGGACCATAATGCTGCCGGCAGCACATTAGTGTTGGCCCAGGGAGAGCCTTGTGGTGTGTACACGCTGAGCTGTGCCAAGGGGCTCCGCTGTGTTCCCCCACCACGGGAGCACAGCCCCCTCCAGGCTCTGTTGCAGGGAAGGGGCATTTGCGCCAAGCACAGCAGGACTAGTCCCACTGAGAGGCCCCCCCCCACAG GTCCACATCCCTCACACAGCGGTGACATTGAAAAA GCACCCTGCCGCAAGCTGCTCAATAGTGTCCTGAGGGGTCTTGAGCTGACAATCTTCCAGTCTGACCGCGACATCTATATACCCAACTGTGACACTCGTGGCTTCTACAGGAAAAAGCAG TGCCGCTCCTCCAAGGGCATGCAGCGTGGCCATTGCTGGTGCGTGGATGAGCTCGGCACGCCTGTGCCTTCACGTGTCAACGAAGATGGTACTTTACCATGCGATGGGGAGTGA